The genomic stretch CAATGGGgggaaatgccagggaaccctggttgagaaagcctggtgtgGAGCTTCTCCTTAGTGACTCTTTATTAGGATAACAGGTGTGCTTCAATACGCACTGTGTGCCCCTGCGGTGCCATTCATTTGTACAGCCAGGAAAAGAACAGTTCCTGGTGGTCTGCCTAGAGTAGACCCTTCCTGTATCTTACAGCCCCCTTGCTATCTCAGTGGCCATTTTTTAGCTAGGCAGGTGACaccaaagtggctggatagtgtattgagtaagggctctgcctctgacacagaagacctgggttcgaatcccgGCTCCTACTGTTCAGtaagcagcacctattcagtaggagatcttgggcaagtctccctaacactgctactgcctatagagcgccctctagtggctgcagctctggtgctttgagtctgccaggagaaaagcgcaatataaatgttctgtgtctgtaatGTCCAGAGCACATCAGTACAATGATCTTTCCAAGACAGTCACCCAGCACGATCAGTAATTTAGCTTTAGATGGGGGTTTCTACTCACGCAAAGCCACAGATCAGTTATCAATACATCACATCCTTAGAGATCACAGAATCCTTACTGTAAATAAAGCAAACGGCTGCATGTCCGCGACTTTGCTGCTTAGACAGAAGATTTTATAGCGCGACGAGACAGCGTAGCGTTCCGAAATCCCCGCGCCGCCAGGGTCTGCCCTGCCCAGAgcgataaataaattaaaaagcaAAGCATAGGACGCCAGTGTTCGATTGTTGCATATCGTTAAGAGGGCGATTTTGTGGTTGCGGAATAAATTGCGATATGCGGCCGCGAAATCCAAATTCGACTAGTTTATCGGACAAGATAACTTAAAAACAAGTGACTGAAAAACTGAGCTGAaataatcctaaaaaaaaaaaaaaaaaaaaaaaaaaaaaggggcagacTACTCTCCGCTAAATGCAATGACCTACCTCCTCCTAACATACCTTCATATCCTAACTCAGCTACTCCaactaaataaaataataaaaaaacaaaactataaaATCCTGGAACAGGACAGAGCAAAAAATAATCCAGAAACTAACAGAGACAGATTGGATGCCCAATAGGGAAGATACACAGAGGCTCGGAAGAGACCAAGAAGCACAGGCTGACAGGAGACCTCGGGGTTCGGAGAATGGCCAAGGCTGAAGCAGTTAATCTCTAGTCTAGACATGCAAActacaaattaaaaacaaaactaatTAAAATAATCAGATTCCTGCTCAACTCtccaccctccctctcctaccaagGAAACGGGGAGCAGCAAGAAGCGGCCAGAACACGCAGTTTGGAGATAGGGAGCCAGATGAGGTAAGTATGGTTCTGGAGGAGACCACTTCACTTCTGAATCTGGAATATAAAGAGTCGAAGGTTGATATTCTTTGCAGCCAGCAGTTTGTTACATTCCACGGAGTCTATGATGGGCAGTGGCACATACTCGGTCTCGTTATTCTCGTTAGTGAACACAAAGTGGTAGATAACTGGGTGGATTTTGACATCGTCGTAGGGGCCTTTTAGTAGCAGGAAGGAGCATTCCATGGGAGAATTAACTTTGCTTTTAAGGATGAGCTGGAAGGAGAGGGTTCGCTTGCAGGACAAGTTGGGGTTCCTCTCCGAATCGTTGACGCGAGCCTTCAGAACCCAGGTTTGGTTGAGAACGGTGAACCGTGGCGTCTCGTAGTACAGACGAGTGATGAAGTCATCTGTCCTGTAAGGTCGAAACTGGACTTCTGCGAGAAGGTAGGGTGGAagggaagaaaaagaaagaaaaaaaaattattgggtGAAGGAACAGTTTCACATTACCCCAACTACACCACTTTACCTGATACCGTTGACCGATCAGTGGCCGCTTCTGCCCTGGTTTGCCTCATAAAGGAATTTTATCTCTTAAAAAGGGGAAAGGGAAATGAATGTGCTTAACACAAGCAGTAAATAGTGTGCCAAACAAGGTTCTGGTTGGTCTCATACGACAAGCTTAATTATTACGGAGTACAATTTTACCCTACAAATGTTGTGAAACTCAAGCTCAACCTTCAGAAATGTTGCTGCCTTAAATTTTTATCAAAAGGTCTAATATACTCAACATCTGGTGGGGGTCTTCAGGGTCCAGAACTAACCATCTGACTTGGAACTTCGCTGGAAACACTCAGAACGTGTAGGACTGAAAAGCCTGCAAGACTAACGCTATCTTTGCCAAAGTGTACCACGTGTCCTCAACATGACATCCTAAGGTGTACAATTTACAGCAAGACAGAGTTTATATCGGACTTCCATTTTATTACACAAGTTTGTGCTCAGGAACACTCTATACATTAACATTTTTAAGAACACACAGAGAGAGATCCATTTTAAGAGAGTAAATGTTTATTCCAAAGTGATGGCGGTACATagctaaaaaaaacagtttcatgGTTCATACAATACCCAAATGCTCTCCAAACTGAGAGGACAGAAGATGACAAGCAACACATCATGATGAAATGTTAACATGgtcaacagagacttttctttttttattttcaaacataAAGAAGTCAAGGCATACAAAAGAACTCACATTGCTGTAATAGGACTAGAAAATAATAAATGTCCATCCTAATGAAGGAAAAGGCAACGTTAAATGATTAGCAAAGAAAACCATCTGTGGCATCATTAAACTGGCCCACTTACCTGCGAGGAAGCAAAACAATCCAACCCTCCCCATCCTCTAAATACACTATAAGCAACTCTGGGAAACTGGAAAAACTTCAGTAGTTACAAACAAATGTTAAGTCACAGGAAGAGTAGAGGTACCGGAGCAGAAAAGGAGATATAGATTCCAAGAGGGAGAAAAGATGGAGAAACAAGGGCAAAGACTTGGTCAACGCCTCCAGAGAAGAAATGGTCACAGCCCACCCACAAGGACCAGACGGAGAAACCAAAATCACCATTGTTTGCCATTGGCTTAGGGCTGGTGGCTTCTAGCAGAAGGCCTGATGAAGGTACATGCACTGGATTAAAGACATATCCAGGTGAGTGGACCACAAAGTAACATTTTGCTGCCTTACCTCCCACCATAGCTGACATAGTTGAAACTCATCCGTAATCCAAGTCAAGGGGGTAGGGATAGCTTTTTTCCCTGCATAAGTGGGGCCCAATGATGCTTAATCATGGGGGGGGgtctcttcatcttcttctgaaACCTGGTTCTCAACATCAAAGAaagaaatacacacacacacacaccacctcccACCATAGCGAGAAAGGTACAGTGCATATGGAGTCATGTGCCATCAAGGAGACCGGTAAGATGCTGGTCACGTCATAAAGATCAGCAGCTAATGCTCAAGTGACAGCTGCCCGTCTTCATGCCCTTGGTGACACTTACCCTATAGCAACACATGAATGGTGGGCGCGGTTGGACAACCCACAGGGTAACCCAGCTCTTCAGGTTCTCAGCTGCAGAAAGACAACTACATCCTGATCGACACCTACAAAGCAAAAGAGTGACATGCACAAAGAACGGGTGTGTATCGTCTATTCCTGGGCCGCCCCACAGACACAAGCAAAGCGTTACAGACAAACAGCTTCTGGTTTAGGCCTTACCTGTGTAACCGATCTTCTCAAAGCTCAGCAGACCGAAGATGCTGTTGTACAATTGCATCTCCTTCTTATGGCTTTGGTCCATCTCGTCTAAGATCTCCATCAGCTCGTTGCCGGTCTTGCTGGGGTGAGAACACTCGGATTCGTGTGCTGGCAGTTCGTGGAACGGGCCCTGCCAGGGGCAGCCAATCCTCTTGTATTTACACTGGGTAACTCTGCAGAGAAGCACACACACAACCAGGAGCGTTGGTTCCACATTAAACACAAGTGTTACGTACAGACTGTTGCCCTATCTGACCGCTCCTCGTGGAATGGTGGTCCGATGATCTGGGTTATGTTCTTCCatgaacacccccctcccccggagAAAGCGATCTCCTGCCTTTTCTCCACCCTTCCCATATGCGCCTGGTAGTATACTTAACGGCTATAGCCTAACAACACGTCTGTAGCCCTAACTGGGATTGAATCGGTTTTGGGTCACCCAGAGTTGCTTGGTTACTTTGTTTTAAGGTACTGAATCCTGATCTGTGCGGGCGACAGTCTTTAAAGGTGTGTACATATGCACAAAGTACCTTCCATCAGTGCGGACACGCCATGATCCcagccttatgc from Hyperolius riggenbachi isolate aHypRig1 chromosome 5, aHypRig1.pri, whole genome shotgun sequence encodes the following:
- the ZFTRAF1 gene encoding zinc finger TRAF-type-containing protein 1 isoform X2; protein product: MSEQREEAASSMAASSSSIHPEPDDAARLLPPEPDCDWPPKKRLRPESDNPATSGRLEERLYCVLCCTVCLDLPKSSVYQCTNGHLMCAGCFIHLLADARLKEEQSTCPNCRCEISKSLCCRNLAVEKAVSELPTECGFCLKAFPRSLLDRHKKEECQDRVTQCKYKRIGCPWQGPFHELPAHESECSHPSKTGNELMEILDEMDQSHKKEMQLYNSIFGLLSFEKIGYTEVQFRPYRTDDFITRLYYETPRFTVLNQTWVLKARVNDSERNPNLSCKRTLSFQLILKSKVNSPMECSFLLLKGPYDDVKIHPVIYHFVFTNENNETEYVPLPIIDSVECNKLLAAKNINLRLFIFQIQK
- the ZFTRAF1 gene encoding zinc finger TRAF-type-containing protein 1 isoform X1; translation: MCAGCFIHLLADARLKEEQSTCPNCRCEISKSLCCRNLAVEKAVSELPTECGFCLKAFPRSLLDRHKKEECQDRVTQCKYKRIGCPWQGPFHELPAHESECSHPSKTGNELMEILDEMDQSHKKEMQLYNSIFGLLSFEKIGYTEVQFRPYRTDDFITRLYYETPRFTVLNQTWVLKARVNDSERNPNLSCKRTLSFQLILKSKVNSPMECSFLLLKGPYDDVKIHPVIYHFVFTNENNETEYVPLPIIDSVECNKLLAAKNINLRLFIFQIQK